In a single window of the Terriglobus roseus genome:
- a CDS encoding site-2 protease family protein — protein sequence MRGWSLSLGRYFGVELRLHSLFVLLLPAVIMLSSVISNAPFRGVGLWLLLLLAVVVREVGRGLVNATMGIPVTRLVLLPTGAVPPADETASPLSPLGERFLAMAGPLANFAVGITMALLMYTATSRVNLFERPWFGPLHLLRSAIWAQVLLGGLNLLPAFPLDAGLMLRGQLRRFRGQAVGTRAAAGISQGVATVLVLLGAATLNAWPVLMGVCILLSSRSESVSTMATSAAETVTVAEVMLTEFTTLAASETLEEALHRSVQSLQNVFPVVRGSVMVGVISRETLSQALRTGGNGYVQSAMTRTVDTVESDELLLPALRRVQHTPGTQLLPVMRHGGIVGIVTPGNLSQSMALLGRARRARNVSTARADRNG from the coding sequence ATGCGTGGCTGGTCACTTTCCCTTGGCAGATATTTCGGCGTGGAGCTAAGGCTTCACTCGCTGTTCGTGCTTCTGCTGCCGGCCGTGATCATGCTTTCTTCCGTCATCAGCAACGCGCCCTTCCGCGGCGTTGGACTTTGGCTGCTGCTGTTGCTCGCTGTGGTGGTCCGCGAGGTGGGACGCGGCCTGGTGAATGCCACCATGGGCATCCCCGTCACACGACTCGTCCTGCTGCCGACCGGCGCTGTGCCGCCCGCGGATGAGACCGCCAGTCCCCTTTCCCCCTTGGGAGAGCGGTTTCTGGCGATGGCCGGACCGCTGGCAAACTTCGCCGTCGGCATCACCATGGCGCTGCTGATGTACACCGCGACTTCGCGTGTGAATTTGTTCGAGCGGCCCTGGTTTGGACCGCTTCACCTTCTGCGCTCGGCCATCTGGGCGCAGGTGCTGCTGGGTGGCCTCAACCTGCTGCCCGCGTTCCCTCTGGACGCCGGCCTCATGCTCCGAGGCCAACTTCGACGCTTCCGAGGGCAGGCAGTCGGAACACGAGCGGCGGCGGGCATCAGCCAGGGAGTTGCCACTGTTCTGGTTCTCCTCGGAGCTGCCACGCTGAATGCCTGGCCCGTTCTCATGGGAGTCTGCATCCTGCTCTCAAGCCGGTCGGAATCGGTCTCGACCATGGCGACCTCCGCGGCCGAAACCGTCACCGTCGCAGAGGTCATGCTGACCGAGTTCACAACACTCGCCGCCTCCGAGACACTGGAAGAAGCACTCCACCGAAGCGTGCAATCGTTGCAGAATGTCTTTCCCGTGGTCCGCGGATCGGTCATGGTCGGTGTCATCAGCCGGGAAACACTCAGCCAGGCGTTGCGCACGGGTGGCAATGGCTACGTGCAAAGCGCCATGACACGCACGGTCGACACCGTCGAATCCGACGAGCTTCTGCTGCCCGCCCTGCGCCGCGTTCAGCACACGCCCGGTACGCAGCTTCTGCCTGTGATGCGCCATGGTGGCATCGTCGGCATCGTGACACCCGGCAACCTGTCGCAATCCATGGCGTTACTGGGCCGCGCCCGCCGTGCACGCAACGTCAGCACCGCTCGGGCGGACCGCAATGGCTGA
- the rsmI gene encoding 16S rRNA (cytidine(1402)-2'-O)-methyltransferase, translating to MADDQPLAPGLYLVATPIGNLEDISLRALRVLRSADRIACEDTRQTAKLLNYFEIKTPTVSYHIHNERERAEELVAALKNGARVAVVSDAGMPGIADPGEEIVRLAAAAGIPVFPVPGANAVLSALTASGMPAERFAFHGFLPSKPGERRTALETLLAEMRSVAAPTTQIFYETPHRIVDALADVIAVFGAHHAVTVAREITKLHEEFLRGPVSEVHATLAARENVRGEMVLLLSGALAAEDAAKVSIAEAVRLLIKSGLEEKDALKQVARERNIGKSDAYREWQRGKSKR from the coding sequence ATGGCTGACGATCAACCTCTCGCACCTGGCCTCTATCTGGTCGCGACACCCATCGGAAATCTCGAGGACATCAGCCTGCGCGCGCTCCGCGTCCTGCGCAGCGCGGACCGCATCGCCTGCGAAGACACCCGGCAGACAGCGAAGCTGCTGAACTACTTCGAGATCAAGACACCGACTGTCAGTTACCACATTCACAACGAGCGCGAGCGTGCCGAGGAGCTGGTCGCTGCTTTGAAGAACGGCGCGCGTGTCGCCGTCGTCAGCGACGCCGGTATGCCCGGAATTGCCGATCCCGGCGAAGAGATCGTTCGCCTCGCCGCCGCAGCCGGCATCCCGGTTTTCCCGGTTCCCGGCGCGAACGCCGTACTCAGCGCCCTTACTGCCAGCGGCATGCCCGCCGAGCGCTTCGCCTTCCACGGCTTCCTGCCCTCCAAGCCAGGCGAACGCCGCACCGCACTGGAAACCCTGCTCGCTGAGATGCGGTCGGTTGCAGCGCCCACCACGCAGATCTTCTACGAGACGCCGCATCGCATTGTCGACGCGCTCGCCGATGTCATCGCAGTCTTCGGTGCTCACCATGCCGTCACGGTCGCGCGAGAGATCACCAAGCTCCACGAAGAGTTTCTCCGAGGTCCTGTCTCGGAAGTCCACGCAACACTCGCCGCACGCGAAAACGTCCGCGGCGAAATGGTGCTGCTGCTCTCCGGCGCACTTGCGGCCGAAGACGCCGCAAAAGTCAGCATCGCTGAAGCAGTCCGCCTGCTCATCAAGTCCGGATTGGAAGAAAAAGACGCGCTGAAACAGGTAGCCCGCGAGCGCAACATCGGCAAGAGCGACGCCTACCGCGAATGGCAACGCGGCAAATCCAAGCGCTGA